In Polynucleobacter sp. TUM22923, one genomic interval encodes:
- a CDS encoding secretin and TonB N-terminal domain-containing protein → MNSFKKARLLPILYITIFVLSLCKMCPLAAKSAQSAQEISISSGPQDGLISLQFHQIELTALLQVLAKVGNTNFILSESIQGKITVDLNDTPWKTALDSILASRGLRLVRNGGIYWIGPHAEIQSFQKFRREDAALPFGGDHINSPRQILIEARIVEADQRFARELGVKLGYQAANANNPNQNTSAGVDLAGTGLNGFNPATLAATLISKNAARLLQIELSALESDGQGKILSNPRIMTGDQVKAVIEQGTELPYQVSSQSGSKLQFRKANLRLEVLPKIHPDGKISMLVGINKDTIGMKTEQGYAIDTKNLSSEVTVENGGTAIIGGIFQTTEREDEVKIPLLGDIPLIGHLFRHKSKLADKTELLVFLTPTVLDKP, encoded by the coding sequence ATGAATTCATTTAAAAAGGCGCGTCTTTTACCCATCCTTTACATCACTATTTTTGTGCTGAGTTTATGCAAAATGTGCCCACTAGCCGCCAAATCTGCTCAATCTGCTCAAGAAATCAGCATCTCATCCGGTCCACAGGATGGGCTTATTAGCCTACAGTTTCATCAAATAGAGCTAACTGCGCTTTTACAAGTGTTGGCTAAAGTGGGCAATACGAACTTTATCTTGAGCGAATCAATTCAAGGCAAGATTACAGTGGATCTAAATGACACCCCCTGGAAAACAGCCTTAGATTCCATTCTGGCAAGTCGCGGACTTCGCTTAGTCAGAAACGGAGGCATTTACTGGATTGGGCCTCACGCAGAAATCCAGAGCTTCCAAAAGTTTCGCAGGGAGGATGCCGCCCTCCCGTTTGGCGGAGACCATATTAATAGTCCTCGTCAGATTCTGATTGAAGCCCGTATTGTTGAGGCAGATCAGCGCTTTGCTCGAGAGCTAGGAGTCAAACTAGGGTATCAAGCTGCAAACGCGAACAACCCCAATCAAAATACCAGCGCTGGGGTAGATTTAGCCGGAACTGGCTTGAATGGCTTTAATCCAGCGACTCTAGCTGCAACCCTCATCTCTAAAAATGCAGCAAGACTCTTACAAATCGAGCTCTCAGCACTGGAATCGGATGGTCAGGGCAAGATTTTGTCCAACCCGCGCATCATGACGGGGGATCAAGTCAAGGCTGTTATCGAGCAAGGTACTGAATTGCCGTATCAAGTGAGTAGCCAAAGCGGTAGTAAATTACAGTTTCGTAAGGCCAATTTACGTTTGGAGGTTTTACCCAAAATTCATCCGGATGGAAAAATATCGATGCTGGTGGGCATCAATAAAGACACGATTGGTATGAAAACCGAGCAGGGCTATGCAATCGATACCAAGAACTTGAGCTCTGAGGTAACGGTTGAGAATGGGGGTACAGCCATTATTGGGGGAATTTTCCAAACCACGGAACGAGAGGATGAGGTGAAGATTCCCCTGCTGGGAGATATCCCTCTGATTGGGCACTTATTTCGGCATAAATCCAAATTAGCAGACAAAACTGAATTATTAGTTTTCTTAACTCCCACTGTTTTAGACAAACCCTAA
- the hemB gene encoding porphobilinogen synthase, whose product MTSQANTFLNFPAHRPRRMRREDWSRRMMQENVLTVDHLIYPVFLLEGTQKSQAVASMPGVHRMSLDLLFPIAQECVTLGIPVMALFPVIDAALKTPDGKEAFNPNGLIPTAVRELKKRFPHLGIMTDVALDPYTSHGQDGILNEQGHILNDETSAVLVQQAITQAQAGVDIVAPSDMMDGRIGKIREALESHQLIHTRIMAYSAKYASAFYGPFRDAVGSSTHLGKADKKTYQMDCANGDEALREIALDISEGADMIIVKPGMPYLDIVRRAKEAFNYPTYAYQVSGEYAMLKAAAQNGWLDHDAVMMESLLAFKRAGANGILTYFALDAARLLKEIK is encoded by the coding sequence ATGACATCCCAAGCTAATACTTTCCTGAATTTTCCTGCCCACCGTCCGCGTCGCATGCGACGTGAAGATTGGTCACGGCGCATGATGCAAGAAAATGTACTTACCGTAGATCATCTGATCTATCCCGTCTTCTTATTGGAAGGCACTCAAAAATCGCAAGCTGTTGCCTCGATGCCAGGCGTTCATCGCATGTCATTAGATTTACTTTTTCCGATTGCACAAGAATGTGTCACATTAGGCATTCCAGTGATGGCCCTCTTCCCCGTTATCGATGCTGCCTTAAAAACACCCGATGGAAAAGAAGCATTTAATCCCAATGGGTTGATACCTACTGCAGTTCGTGAACTCAAAAAGCGCTTTCCTCATTTAGGCATCATGACTGATGTTGCTCTTGATCCGTACACTAGTCACGGCCAAGATGGCATCTTAAATGAGCAAGGTCACATCCTAAATGATGAAACATCTGCCGTTTTAGTTCAGCAAGCAATCACTCAGGCACAGGCAGGTGTTGATATTGTGGCTCCCTCAGACATGATGGATGGTCGCATTGGAAAAATTCGCGAAGCCCTTGAGAGCCATCAACTCATACACACTCGCATCATGGCTTACTCGGCTAAATATGCATCTGCTTTTTATGGTCCATTTCGAGATGCCGTGGGCTCTTCAACCCATTTAGGCAAGGCAGATAAAAAGACTTATCAAATGGATTGTGCCAATGGGGATGAGGCTTTGCGGGAGATTGCTTTAGATATTAGCGAAGGTGCGGACATGATAATAGTCAAGCCTGGAATGCCCTATCTGGACATCGTACGTAGAGCAAAAGAGGCGTTTAATTACCCCACTTATGCCTATCAAGTGAGTGGTGAATACGCCATGCTCAAGGCAGCTGCGCAAAATGGATGGCTTGATCACGATGCAGTCATGATGGAATCATTGCTTGCATTTAAGCGTGCAGGCGCAAATGGAATCCTGACTTATTTTGCCCTTGATGCTGCCCGTCTTTTAAAGGAAATAAAGTAA
- a CDS encoding c-type cytochrome has translation MRQSSEISKLTSFSASLAVGFFITMTGFSGLVNAADPASATAMAPMAEAPAAKPVVPGKPKADPAAGEALYSNGDPSRGVVACVGCHGANGKSASGAWPKLAAQHAAYITKQLKNYKDGTRANAVMAGMSAALTEQDMYNISAYLVKQEPSLGVAQNKETIELGQSIYRGGIASKGVAACAGCHSPNGAGIPSQYPRQSGQWAEYSTTQLMAFREGTRKNSSQMTSIATKLSDQEMKAVSDYMAGLR, from the coding sequence ATGCGTCAATCCTCTGAAATCTCCAAATTAACTAGCTTTAGCGCTAGCTTAGCAGTTGGCTTTTTTATAACTATGACCGGTTTTTCTGGCTTAGTAAATGCAGCAGATCCTGCCTCAGCGACTGCTATGGCACCAATGGCTGAGGCTCCAGCAGCTAAGCCCGTGGTCCCAGGTAAGCCAAAAGCGGATCCTGCAGCAGGGGAAGCCCTGTACTCAAATGGCGATCCTAGCCGTGGCGTAGTGGCCTGTGTAGGTTGTCATGGGGCTAATGGGAAGAGTGCTTCAGGCGCATGGCCTAAGCTAGCTGCTCAGCATGCGGCGTACATCACGAAGCAACTCAAGAACTATAAAGACGGTACCCGTGCAAACGCAGTGATGGCCGGTATGTCTGCTGCCTTGACAGAGCAGGATATGTACAATATTTCTGCTTATTTAGTCAAACAAGAGCCTTCTTTAGGCGTCGCTCAAAATAAAGAGACGATTGAATTGGGCCAAAGCATCTATCGTGGTGGCATTGCTTCTAAAGGTGTTGCTGCGTGTGCTGGTTGCCATAGTCCAAATGGTGCCGGTATACCGTCACAATATCCACGTCAAAGCGGGCAATGGGCTGAATACAGCACAACGCAGCTGATGGCTTTTAGAGAAGGCACTCGTAAAAATAGCAGTCAGATGACCTCTATTGCTACGAAGCTTTCGGATCAAGAAATGAAAGCAGTTTCTGATTACATGGCTGGTTTGCGTTAA
- the cyaY gene encoding iron donor protein CyaY, translated as MNPNNSSAEIIDDKQFYQLGSNLLQSIEAALEAADDALDLDLDVERQGGNVINIRFKDRSVIIVNTQPPLHEIWVAAKSGGYHYRWAGSLAQPLWLDTKTGRELLGDLSEFASAQAGQAIKVSLIAK; from the coding sequence ATGAATCCAAACAACTCCAGCGCTGAAATCATTGATGACAAGCAGTTTTATCAACTGGGTAGCAATCTGTTGCAATCAATCGAGGCAGCACTAGAGGCGGCAGATGATGCTCTGGATCTAGATCTGGACGTAGAGCGTCAAGGTGGCAATGTCATCAATATCCGCTTTAAGGATCGTAGTGTCATTATTGTCAATACACAGCCTCCTTTGCACGAAATCTGGGTCGCAGCTAAATCAGGCGGGTATCACTATCGTTGGGCTGGATCACTTGCGCAGCCCCTCTGGTTGGACACTAAAACGGGGCGCGAACTCTTGGGTGACTTATCTGAGTTTGCTAGTGCTCAAGCAGGTCAGGCAATCAAAGTAAGCTTAATCGCCAAATAA
- the yihA gene encoding ribosome biogenesis GTP-binding protein YihA/YsxC produces the protein MSKLFQARFATTVNDTHCLPATPLREVAFAGRSNAGKSSAINVLCNQKRLAFASKTPGRTQHINYFGLFAKDDLLAYLVDLPGYGYAAVNHDTKYHWNALLSDYLQEREQLVGMVLIVDSRRGITELDEQMIQWFVPTAKPIHILLSKCDKLNKSECKHTLEAVRKQLQQYDPNLPEGTGESERLTAQLFSSTKRIGLEEADNIVLKWLFDAEITKDDIPS, from the coding sequence ATGTCTAAACTCTTCCAAGCCCGTTTCGCGACCACAGTCAACGACACCCATTGCCTACCCGCTACCCCGTTGAGGGAGGTGGCTTTTGCTGGGCGCTCAAATGCCGGCAAATCCAGCGCTATTAATGTGCTTTGCAATCAAAAAAGACTCGCTTTTGCCAGTAAAACACCGGGTCGTACCCAACATATCAATTATTTTGGCCTTTTTGCCAAAGACGATCTATTGGCTTATTTAGTGGATTTACCAGGTTATGGCTATGCAGCGGTAAATCATGACACAAAGTATCACTGGAACGCCCTTCTCAGTGATTATTTGCAAGAGCGTGAGCAACTGGTAGGCATGGTGCTCATTGTCGACTCTAGGCGCGGAATTACCGAGCTCGATGAGCAAATGATTCAGTGGTTTGTCCCGACTGCTAAGCCGATTCATATTTTGCTTAGCAAGTGTGACAAGCTCAATAAAAGCGAATGTAAACATACCCTTGAAGCAGTTCGTAAGCAATTGCAGCAATACGACCCCAATCTTCCAGAAGGCACAGGCGAGTCTGAACGACTGACGGCACAATTATTTTCTAGTACAAAGCGAATTGGGCTTGAAGAGGCCGACAATATTGTTCTTAAATGGTTATTTGATGCAGAGATCACAAAAGATGACATCCCAAGCTAA
- the aroB gene encoding 3-dehydroquinate synthase: MKTLEVDLGNRSYPIHIGTDLIDQPELFQACAKATSIFIVSNTTVAPLYAQRLTKTLQTLGKPVRTIVLPDGESYKDWKNLQLIFDDLLQFGADRQTMLVALGGGVIGDMTGFAAASFMRGIRFIQVPTTLLAQVDSSVGGKTGINHPLGKNMIGAFHQPVAVIADLNTLKTLPARELSAGLAEVIKHGAIADAAFLDWIEVNTQTLLACDTQAMAHAVLRSCEIKSAVVSADEREGGIRATLNFGHTFGHAIEAGMGYGEWLHGEAVGCGMVMGADLSCRMNYITPSEVARLTKIIESMNLPIKPPQLGGQRYMELMQVDKKTEGGQIRYVVLEKIGKAIIQSAPEVLVLEALTAAGAEIGTETGAGAP; this comes from the coding sequence ATGAAAACATTAGAAGTTGATCTCGGTAATCGTAGCTACCCTATTCATATTGGTACAGATCTTATTGATCAACCTGAACTCTTTCAGGCTTGTGCAAAAGCCACCTCTATTTTTATAGTAAGCAATACGACCGTTGCTCCCTTGTATGCACAGCGCCTTACCAAAACGTTACAAACACTGGGTAAGCCAGTGAGGACGATTGTTTTACCAGATGGTGAGTCTTATAAGGATTGGAAAAATCTCCAGCTCATTTTTGATGATCTACTTCAATTTGGCGCTGATCGCCAAACCATGTTGGTAGCTCTGGGTGGTGGTGTAATCGGTGATATGACTGGCTTTGCAGCAGCAAGCTTTATGCGAGGCATTCGTTTTATTCAGGTACCAACAACGCTCTTGGCACAAGTTGATTCATCTGTGGGTGGAAAAACAGGGATTAATCACCCACTTGGCAAAAACATGATCGGTGCCTTTCATCAACCTGTAGCCGTGATTGCGGATCTCAATACCCTCAAAACCTTACCGGCACGTGAACTTTCCGCGGGGCTTGCCGAAGTAATTAAGCATGGTGCAATTGCGGATGCTGCCTTCTTAGATTGGATTGAAGTCAATACACAAACTTTATTGGCATGCGATACCCAAGCTATGGCACATGCTGTGCTGCGCTCTTGCGAGATCAAATCCGCAGTGGTTTCGGCTGATGAACGAGAGGGTGGTATTCGTGCCACCCTTAATTTTGGCCATACCTTTGGCCACGCCATTGAAGCTGGCATGGGTTACGGCGAATGGCTTCATGGTGAAGCCGTAGGCTGTGGCATGGTGATGGGCGCTGACCTATCTTGTCGCATGAACTACATCACGCCATCTGAAGTGGCTCGTTTAACCAAGATTATTGAATCTATGAACCTACCAATTAAGCCACCTCAATTGGGTGGGCAGCGTTACATGGAACTCATGCAAGTGGACAAAAAAACTGAAGGCGGGCAAATTCGCTACGTGGTTCTAGAAAAAATAGGTAAGGCAATTATTCAGAGTGCGCCTGAGGTGCTGGTACTTGAAGCCTTAACTGCCGCAGGGGCTGAGATAGGGACTGAGACTGGGGCCGGAGCTCCTTAA
- a CDS encoding lipoprotein, with protein MIATLISTLGISLLISLAGCGVRGPLYLPNVPTAPAPPSESEPKGKLYPPQSPTATNSTPAK; from the coding sequence ATGATAGCGACTCTTATAAGCACTCTCGGCATTAGCCTTTTAATATCCCTTGCAGGGTGTGGGGTAAGAGGACCACTGTATTTACCTAATGTGCCAACGGCTCCAGCTCCACCTTCCGAGTCAGAACCTAAAGGTAAGCTCTACCCACCCCAAAGCCCTACCGCGACTAATTCAACACCGGCCAAGTAA
- the dsbD gene encoding protein-disulfide reductase DsbD: MQFIKHLILFFATSFLFASQAVSAPDFLPPEKAFLVEASWLENARQIEIKFAPAKGYYLYKESLKFQAGNQEDMLVSLKPALPLGIEKFDETFQKRLQVYKQPFTALLDIKPQNGEAINIHVQLQGCAEAGICYPPMTLRFLLAGPGVKAGPLPEITEGLASADLKPKLGLMDLWRERDDVNTIGRFLESTPLAYLFLAFFILGLALAFTPCVLPMLPILSSIIFGSQGGKPASKRRASALALAYVLGMALVYAAAGVLMAALGGSVQRALQSPIALATFALLLLALSGSLFGLYELRLPQTWHQQIDKLAGRQKGGSIVGAFALGGISTLVASPCITAPLAGVLTFIAQTGSMSLGAGLLFVMALGMGLPLLFIAVEARNLIPSTGIWMIWLQRTLGVLLVATAAWIASPLWQDSSAPLTKLSANGQRQHVIGNAHFSVIETSAQLDQLLAQAKELQKPVLLDFYAGWCISCKEMEVNTFANPDVNLELERFILIQADVTKNSADNQALLKRFGLFGPPGILLFNLNSVELKDQRVIGYMPPQRFEERLKKALENQ; the protein is encoded by the coding sequence ATGCAATTCATTAAACATCTCATCCTCTTTTTTGCCACTTCTTTTCTCTTTGCGAGCCAAGCAGTCAGCGCCCCTGATTTTTTGCCCCCTGAAAAAGCCTTTTTAGTCGAGGCTAGTTGGCTAGAAAATGCTCGTCAGATAGAAATAAAGTTTGCGCCCGCAAAAGGGTATTACTTATATAAAGAATCTTTAAAGTTTCAGGCGGGTAATCAAGAAGATATGCTTGTTAGCCTTAAGCCAGCATTACCCCTGGGCATTGAAAAATTTGATGAGACTTTCCAAAAAAGACTGCAGGTATACAAGCAACCCTTTACGGCGTTGCTAGATATAAAACCTCAAAATGGTGAGGCAATTAATATTCATGTTCAATTGCAGGGTTGTGCCGAAGCCGGCATTTGTTACCCACCAATGACGCTACGCTTCTTACTCGCAGGGCCGGGCGTTAAAGCTGGCCCATTGCCTGAAATAACAGAAGGATTGGCTAGTGCCGATCTAAAGCCAAAGTTAGGGTTAATGGATTTATGGCGAGAGCGGGATGATGTCAATACTATTGGCCGATTTTTGGAAAGCACTCCATTAGCTTATTTATTTTTGGCATTTTTTATTTTAGGCCTTGCATTGGCATTTACACCCTGTGTGCTGCCAATGCTACCCATTCTTTCTAGCATCATCTTTGGATCTCAAGGTGGAAAGCCAGCTTCAAAGCGTCGAGCTAGTGCATTAGCGCTTGCGTATGTTTTAGGTATGGCATTGGTATATGCCGCAGCCGGTGTGTTGATGGCAGCCCTAGGGGGAAGTGTTCAAAGGGCCTTGCAGAGCCCAATAGCACTGGCTACATTTGCTTTATTGCTCCTAGCCCTATCGGGCAGCCTATTTGGTCTGTATGAGCTTAGATTGCCGCAAACATGGCATCAACAGATAGATAAACTGGCAGGGCGGCAAAAAGGCGGAAGTATTGTGGGTGCGTTTGCATTAGGCGGTATTTCGACTTTAGTAGCAAGCCCTTGCATTACTGCTCCCTTAGCTGGAGTACTAACATTTATTGCCCAAACAGGATCCATGAGTTTGGGGGCTGGATTGCTATTTGTCATGGCTTTGGGCATGGGCCTACCCTTGCTCTTTATTGCAGTGGAAGCACGTAATCTGATCCCGTCAACGGGTATTTGGATGATTTGGTTGCAAAGGACGCTTGGTGTCTTGTTGGTAGCAACGGCAGCCTGGATTGCATCACCATTGTGGCAGGATAGCAGCGCACCGCTCACCAAACTTAGCGCTAACGGACAGCGTCAACACGTAATAGGCAATGCGCACTTTTCTGTAATTGAAACTAGTGCGCAGTTAGATCAGCTTTTAGCGCAAGCGAAGGAGCTACAAAAGCCAGTGCTACTCGATTTTTATGCAGGCTGGTGCATCTCTTGTAAGGAGATGGAAGTCAATACATTTGCGAACCCTGATGTAAACCTGGAGCTCGAGAGATTTATTTTGATTCAGGCGGATGTGACAAAAAATAGCGCTGACAATCAGGCACTCTTAAAGCGTTTTGGATTATTTGGGCCGCCCGGAATTTTGTTATTCAACCTGAATTCAGTTGAATTAAAAGATCAGCGCGTGATTGGCTATATGCCACCACAACGATTTGAGGAGCGTCTTAAAAAGGCCCTTGAAAATCAGTAA
- the lysA gene encoding diaminopimelate decarboxylase — protein sequence MTNKTIPLPELTGFTERDGSWFAEDIPLADLAKEYGTPLYIYSKKALTQAYQAYDKACIDNTGKRRARVHYAMKANSNLAVIDCLKKLGAGFDLVSGGELARALAIGADPKSLVFAGVGKSASEIAQALQAGVKCINVESITELHQINRVATKLHCRAPISLRVNPDVDAQTHPYISTGLKGNKFGIAYHEVLTAYREAALLSQIDVVGIDCHIGSQITSTAPYLDALDKVLELVAQLKNEGIDIHHLDLGGGLGISYGDDNPPDITDFTNILLNRVAERGFAHLDIVLEPGRSLVGNAGILLTQVEYLKPGEEKNFCIVDAAMTELMRPALYEAYHSIVPVETKKVASATYDVVGPVCESGDWLGRDRTLAVEEGDLLAILSAGAYGFVMASNYNTRPKPAEIMVDGKNAYVIRAREKTAGLFATEKVLPN from the coding sequence ATGACAAATAAAACAATTCCCCTTCCAGAGTTAACGGGATTTACAGAACGTGACGGCAGCTGGTTCGCTGAAGATATTCCGCTAGCAGATTTAGCGAAAGAGTATGGAACTCCCCTGTACATCTATAGCAAAAAAGCTTTAACACAAGCCTATCAAGCTTATGACAAGGCCTGTATTGATAACACTGGCAAAAGGCGCGCCCGAGTACATTACGCTATGAAGGCCAATAGCAACTTAGCTGTGATTGATTGCCTTAAAAAACTAGGCGCTGGATTTGATTTAGTCAGTGGTGGTGAGTTGGCGCGTGCACTTGCCATCGGCGCAGATCCCAAAAGTCTAGTATTCGCTGGTGTTGGTAAATCAGCTAGTGAAATTGCTCAAGCATTACAAGCGGGCGTTAAATGCATCAATGTAGAGTCGATTACAGAGCTTCATCAAATCAACCGCGTAGCGACTAAGCTTCATTGTCGCGCCCCCATTTCCTTACGAGTCAATCCAGATGTTGATGCCCAAACACATCCCTATATTTCAACTGGATTAAAGGGAAATAAATTTGGGATTGCCTATCATGAGGTTCTCACAGCCTATAGAGAGGCTGCACTACTGTCACAAATTGATGTGGTCGGAATTGACTGTCATATTGGCTCGCAAATTACTAGCACTGCCCCTTATTTAGATGCTTTAGACAAGGTATTGGAATTAGTTGCCCAATTAAAAAATGAAGGTATTGACATTCACCATTTAGATTTGGGTGGTGGCCTAGGAATTTCTTATGGCGATGATAATCCGCCCGATATTACTGACTTCACTAACATTCTTTTGAACCGTGTTGCAGAGCGTGGCTTTGCCCATTTAGATATAGTGCTGGAGCCAGGAAGATCACTGGTAGGTAACGCCGGCATCCTGCTTACTCAAGTCGAATATCTCAAGCCAGGGGAAGAGAAAAACTTTTGTATTGTAGATGCTGCAATGACTGAGTTAATGCGGCCTGCACTGTATGAGGCTTATCACAGCATTGTTCCCGTAGAAACAAAAAAGGTGGCAAGTGCTACTTATGACGTTGTGGGACCTGTTTGTGAATCCGGGGATTGGCTTGGCAGAGATCGCACCCTCGCAGTTGAGGAAGGTGATTTATTAGCAATCTTATCTGCAGGCGCTTATGGTTTTGTTATGGCCTCTAATTACAACACCAGACCTAAACCAGCTGAAATTATGGTGGATGGTAAAAATGCTTACGTTATTCGTGCACGTGAAAAAACGGCTGGTCTCTTTGCAACTGAGAAAGTCCTGCCGAACTAA
- a CDS encoding shikimate kinase, whose product MNSSSNNIFLIGLMGAGKSTVGKLLAKKLGRQFLDADHVIEERCGVKIPVIFEMEGEEGFRRREAHAIKDSTAEHNIILATGGGAILLAENRQLLSERGTVIYLHASPVELWHRTRGGEGRPLLKNGDAKKILENLYVIRDPLYREIADHIIETGKPSVNQLVNTLIMQLELSA is encoded by the coding sequence GTGAACTCTTCATCAAACAATATTTTTCTGATTGGCCTTATGGGTGCCGGCAAATCCACAGTTGGAAAACTGCTTGCTAAAAAATTAGGGCGCCAATTTTTAGATGCCGATCATGTCATTGAAGAGCGCTGCGGTGTAAAGATCCCGGTCATCTTCGAGATGGAGGGAGAAGAGGGCTTTCGGAGGCGTGAGGCTCATGCCATCAAAGATAGTACTGCTGAACACAATATTATTTTGGCTACCGGTGGTGGTGCGATCTTATTAGCTGAAAATCGACAATTACTGAGCGAGCGGGGCACAGTCATCTATCTACACGCAAGTCCGGTTGAGCTCTGGCATCGGACTAGAGGCGGTGAAGGTAGGCCGCTGCTAAAAAATGGTGATGCTAAAAAAATTCTCGAAAACCTATATGTCATTCGGGATCCCCTCTATCGCGAAATCGCCGACCACATTATTGAAACGGGTAAGCCCAGTGTTAATCAACTGGTTAACACTCTCATTATGCAACTTGAACTTTCTGCCTGA